In Blautia sp. SC05B48, a single genomic region encodes these proteins:
- the ltrA gene encoding group II intron reverse transcriptase/maturase, with translation MMTENTKSGCSQRDSAEHEGYAKASRSFNRIWKERDSAQPKLLEAILYKDNLNRAYKRVKANKGAAGIDGMSIEETLPYLKEHQQELKNRILRGKYTPSPVRRVEIPKPDGGVRKLGIPTVIDRTIQQAITQQLVPIYEPLFADGSFGYRPGRSAKDAILKVKEYAEKGYTYAVSLDLSKYFDTLNHEILINLLRKTVKDERVVQLIKRYLKSGVMENGVVMETEEGSPQGGNLSPLLANIYLNEFDQEFVKRGVPCIRYADDIVLLAKSKRASERLLESSTKYLEEKLKLTVNREKSRTVSVFAIRNFKFLGFALGRNGNGIYVRVHPKSWKKFKSRLKELSSRKSVQSIKPSLEKIKVYARGWLNYYGIASMKNNIEDINGWLYHRIRMCIWKQWKLPRTKKRNLIKMGVHEYYANMAANCRRGHWYCANLTTVKKAMTKERLINGGFYDLATAYQSVHINY, from the coding sequence ATGATGACAGAAAACACAAAAAGTGGCTGTTCGCAAAGAGATAGTGCGGAACATGAAGGGTATGCGAAAGCGTCAAGGTCATTCAATCGGATATGGAAAGAAAGAGACAGTGCACAGCCGAAACTCTTGGAAGCGATACTGTACAAAGATAATCTAAACAGAGCGTATAAAAGAGTGAAGGCGAATAAAGGAGCGGCAGGTATTGATGGAATGAGTATCGAAGAAACCCTGCCATATCTAAAGGAACATCAACAGGAACTGAAAAACCGGATACTCAGAGGAAAATATACTCCATCTCCGGTAAGGCGGGTTGAAATTCCAAAACCAGACGGTGGTGTGCGAAAGCTTGGCATACCAACGGTGATAGACCGTACCATCCAACAGGCAATAACCCAACAGTTAGTGCCAATCTATGAACCGCTGTTTGCAGATGGTAGCTTTGGCTATCGTCCGGGCAGAAGCGCCAAAGACGCAATACTTAAAGTGAAGGAGTATGCAGAAAAAGGATACACTTATGCAGTATCCTTAGATTTATCGAAATACTTTGATACACTTAACCATGAAATCCTTATTAACTTACTGCGCAAGACCGTAAAGGACGAACGGGTGGTACAGTTGATTAAGCGTTATCTGAAAAGTGGGGTAATGGAGAATGGAGTGGTGATGGAAACAGAGGAAGGTTCGCCACAAGGAGGAAACCTATCCCCATTACTGGCGAATATCTACCTTAATGAGTTTGACCAGGAGTTTGTAAAGAGAGGAGTCCCATGTATCCGATATGCAGATGACATTGTGCTCCTTGCGAAGAGCAAACGGGCATCGGAGAGACTTCTGGAAAGCAGTACGAAATATCTGGAAGAGAAGCTGAAACTTACAGTCAACAGAGAGAAAAGCCGTACTGTCAGCGTGTTTGCAATCCGAAATTTTAAGTTTCTTGGCTTTGCATTGGGAAGGAATGGGAACGGTATCTACGTTCGCGTTCATCCAAAGTCATGGAAGAAGTTTAAGTCGAGACTGAAAGAGTTATCTTCCCGTAAGTCTGTACAGTCAATCAAACCAAGCCTTGAGAAAATCAAGGTATATGCAAGAGGATGGCTGAACTATTACGGAATAGCAAGCATGAAAAACAATATTGAAGACATCAACGGATGGCTCTATCACAGAATACGCATGTGTATATGGAAACAGTGGAAACTTCCAAGAACAAAGAAAAGAAATCTGATAAAGATGGGAGTACACGAATACTATGCGAACATGGCAGCAAACTGCCGGAGAGGACACTGGTATTGTGCGAATCTGACAACAGTTAAGAAAGCCATGACAAAAGAAAGACTGATAAACGGTGGCTTTTATGATTTAGCCACAGCCTATCAGTCTGTGCACATCAACTATTGA
- a CDS encoding aminopeptidase P family protein yields the protein MTVTERITALRKQMKEKGIDAYLVPTDDFHGSEYVGDYFKCRKYITGFTGSAGTAVIMQDMAGLWTDGRYFIQAAQQLEGTPVTLFKIGEPDVPTIHKFLEENLKKGMCLGFDGRTVSAEEAETLEKILQKKQIRFSVNEDLIGNIWDDRPALSCKPVMELSEKWAGRSRADKIREIRSKLKEKGADLFILTSLDDIAWLLNIRGNDIHCCPVVLSYLVLDDSELRLFANEKAFSDSVKEALSKDDIAIYPYDDIYTYVQTIPEEKKVYLSRSNVNSRLVSSIPKQVTILDGENLTLLPKAIKNETEVQNEKTAHLKDGVAMVKFIHWLKKNVGMKKITELSAADKLYEFRSVQENFQGNSFDPIIAYGAHGAIVHYSATEETNIPLEPKGLVLMDTGGHYLEGTTDITRTVVLGPVTEKEKKYFTAVLRGHLHLAAAKFRYGCTGLNLDTLARGPLWAMGEDYNHGTGHGVGYLLNVHEGPQSFRWKSPDELPAPVLEEGMITSDEPGYYAENEFGIRHENLVVCKKAEKTSYGQFMKFEPLTLVPFDLEGIDPGQMEAGERKLLNQYHALVYEKISPYLNEEEKSWLKKATQEI from the coding sequence ATGACAGTTACAGAACGTATCACAGCTCTTCGAAAACAAATGAAGGAAAAGGGAATCGATGCTTATCTGGTTCCGACCGATGATTTTCATGGTTCTGAGTATGTTGGAGATTATTTTAAATGCAGAAAATACATCACTGGATTTACCGGTTCTGCCGGAACTGCCGTGATCATGCAAGACATGGCCGGACTCTGGACAGACGGAAGATATTTTATCCAGGCTGCACAGCAGTTAGAGGGAACGCCGGTTACTCTGTTTAAGATAGGAGAACCGGACGTACCAACGATTCACAAATTCCTGGAAGAAAATCTGAAAAAGGGAATGTGTCTCGGCTTCGATGGCCGTACCGTAAGCGCAGAAGAAGCAGAGACGCTGGAAAAAATCCTTCAGAAAAAACAGATACGTTTTTCTGTAAATGAGGATCTCATCGGAAATATCTGGGATGATCGTCCGGCACTTTCCTGTAAACCGGTAATGGAATTATCCGAAAAATGGGCCGGAAGGTCCAGAGCAGACAAAATCCGGGAAATCCGCAGCAAACTGAAAGAGAAGGGGGCAGACCTCTTTATCCTCACTTCTCTTGATGACATTGCATGGCTTTTAAATATCCGCGGAAATGATATCCACTGCTGCCCGGTAGTTCTTTCCTATCTTGTGCTGGATGACAGCGAGCTCCGTCTTTTTGCCAATGAAAAAGCCTTTTCGGATTCTGTTAAGGAAGCACTTTCCAAAGACGATATTGCCATTTATCCATATGATGATATTTACACCTATGTACAGACGATCCCCGAAGAGAAAAAGGTATATCTTTCGAGAAGCAATGTAAACAGCCGACTGGTCAGCAGTATTCCGAAGCAGGTAACGATCCTGGACGGTGAAAATCTGACCCTTCTCCCAAAAGCCATCAAAAATGAAACCGAAGTCCAGAATGAAAAGACTGCCCACCTCAAAGATGGCGTTGCAATGGTGAAGTTTATCCACTGGCTGAAGAAAAATGTGGGAATGAAGAAGATCACCGAGCTTTCCGCTGCTGATAAGCTCTATGAATTCCGTTCCGTACAGGAGAATTTTCAGGGAAACAGCTTTGATCCCATCATTGCCTACGGTGCACATGGAGCCATTGTCCATTACAGTGCAACAGAAGAAACCAATATTCCACTGGAGCCAAAAGGACTGGTTCTGATGGATACAGGCGGACATTATCTGGAGGGCACCACTGATATCACCCGCACCGTTGTACTTGGCCCGGTTACTGAAAAAGAAAAAAAATATTTCACAGCAGTACTCCGTGGACACCTGCACCTGGCAGCAGCAAAATTCCGTTACGGCTGTACCGGCCTGAATCTGGATACCCTGGCCAGAGGACCTCTCTGGGCTATGGGAGAGGATTACAACCACGGAACAGGCCATGGCGTAGGTTATCTTCTCAATGTACACGAAGGACCGCAGAGCTTCCGCTGGAAAAGCCCTGACGAGCTTCCGGCTCCTGTTCTGGAAGAAGGAATGATCACCTCCGATGAACCGGGATATTATGCGGAAAATGAATTCGGCATTCGTCACGAAAATCTTGTAGTCTGCAAAAAAGCTGAAAAAACATCCTACGGCCAGTTTATGAAATTTGAGCCACTGACCCTGGTACCATTTGATCTGGAAGGTATAGATCCGGGACAGATGGAAGCAGGAGAGCGCAAATTGCTCAATCAGTATCATGCCCTTGTATACGAAAAAATTTCCCCATATCTGAATGAAGAAGAGAAATCCTGGTTAAAAAAAGCCACACAGGAAATATAA
- a CDS encoding methylated-DNA--[protein]-cysteine S-methyltransferase, with protein MIYISTYLSPLGNILLAADDIGLTGLWFEGQKYFANTLPDKRIVQETKILTEAKKWLDIYFSGEDPTFTPPLHPSGSAFRQAVWQILLQIPYGQTITYGEIARRVAEMQQLSHMSAQAVGGAVGHNKVSIIIPCHRVVGANGSLTGYAGGIDKKIALLELEHADMSRLFIPGKGTAL; from the coding sequence ATGATCTATATCTCTACATATTTATCACCTCTGGGAAATATTTTACTGGCTGCCGATGATATTGGGCTTACCGGTCTGTGGTTTGAAGGCCAGAAATATTTTGCCAATACACTTCCTGATAAAAGAATAGTGCAGGAGACGAAAATCCTTACAGAGGCAAAAAAATGGCTGGATATATATTTCTCCGGTGAGGACCCCACATTTACTCCCCCTCTTCATCCTTCCGGATCCGCATTCAGACAGGCAGTATGGCAGATTTTATTACAGATTCCTTATGGGCAGACGATCACATATGGAGAGATTGCACGAAGAGTAGCTGAAATGCAGCAGCTTTCTCATATGTCTGCACAAGCTGTAGGCGGTGCAGTTGGACACAACAAAGTTTCTATTATCATTCCCTGTCATCGTGTAGTAGGCGCAAATGGCAGCCTGACAGGATATGCCGGAGGCATTGACAAAAAAATAGCGCTTCTTGAACTGGAGCATGCAGATATGAGCCGTTTATTTATTCCCGGGAAGGGCACTGCACTGTAG
- a CDS encoding HAD family hydrolase: MIFPIKAMIFDADGVLLDSLSVWKELGKRYITDLGYQPVAGMDEILFSMSMEQGAAWLKSRFTLEYSEEKIVMDLKARIRKYYFEEVPAKSGARELLQCLAEQKIPAAVATSSPREHICRALERNGLLSFFDKIYTTSEIGESKHSPKVYFTAAVALGSEPSRTLVVEDSLYALQTAGKAGFLTAGIYDALGEPDQEQLKKDAYIYCRDLTELQNHIFTENGGNQR; this comes from the coding sequence ATGATTTTTCCTATAAAAGCCATGATATTTGATGCAGATGGTGTCCTTCTGGACTCGCTTTCTGTCTGGAAGGAGCTTGGAAAACGATATATTACAGATCTGGGATATCAGCCGGTTGCGGGAATGGACGAAATCCTTTTTTCCATGAGTATGGAGCAGGGAGCGGCCTGGCTGAAAAGCAGGTTTACTCTTGAGTATTCCGAAGAAAAGATCGTGATGGATCTGAAAGCCCGGATCCGCAAATATTATTTTGAAGAGGTCCCGGCAAAATCAGGTGCCAGGGAGCTTCTTCAATGTCTTGCAGAACAGAAAATCCCGGCTGCGGTGGCAACCTCAAGCCCCAGGGAACATATCTGCCGGGCGCTGGAAAGAAACGGACTTCTTTCCTTTTTTGATAAAATCTATACCACCAGTGAGATCGGAGAAAGCAAACATTCTCCGAAGGTCTATTTTACAGCAGCAGTAGCACTGGGATCGGAGCCATCCCGGACGCTGGTTGTGGAGGATTCGCTCTACGCGTTGCAGACTGCCGGAAAAGCAGGATTTCTGACTGCCGGTATTTATGACGCATTGGGAGAACCGGATCAGGAACAGCTGAAAAAGGATGCCTATATCTACTGTCGGGATCTGACAGAGTTACAAAATCATATATTCACAGAAAATGGAGGAAACCAAAGATGA
- a CDS encoding DUF4179 domain-containing protein — protein MLENKWNNIAPEVPQDFHNKFEDTLKQIEQADSVDKKYKRKKISGRLLIAAAVICTGMAVTVAAKEFFKWNNYLVKRLEPSEEQQKTLQESTYIQNIDQSVTQNGVTVTLTDSIQDQGFLYAFFEVKTDDSISMTDHTSFEEMTHFKIDGKEVYAVDNNRFGSFNTGVGQDVLLKTDQNSAHLKYFNACISYDGDYDLSNKTVEITLKNLTEEGDYDTTVITDGTWDFKWTLGAVKPPTTLEVNRKCDFGGYEITVKKMEVTPLLWSLYLDYDEAMKVYEDEKNRFEYTGTDYGMDLYGRANIDQVRYKDGTVLTLDLTMGGIAGGGEKQDKENGVLIIRNSFPQLVDVDNLQAVHFGNIDQWLEVRE, from the coding sequence ATGTTAGAGAACAAATGGAATAATATCGCACCGGAAGTACCACAGGATTTTCATAATAAATTTGAAGATACACTAAAACAGATTGAACAGGCGGATTCAGTTGATAAAAAATACAAAAGAAAAAAAATCAGTGGCCGATTATTGATTGCAGCAGCAGTAATTTGTACTGGTATGGCTGTTACTGTAGCTGCAAAAGAGTTCTTTAAATGGAATAATTACCTGGTGAAAAGACTGGAGCCATCGGAAGAACAGCAGAAGACACTGCAGGAATCAACCTATATTCAGAATATAGACCAGTCTGTAACACAAAATGGTGTGACGGTTACCCTGACAGATTCTATTCAGGACCAGGGATTTCTGTATGCTTTTTTTGAAGTGAAAACAGATGACAGTATTTCTATGACTGATCATACTTCTTTTGAGGAGATGACACATTTTAAGATCGATGGAAAGGAAGTATATGCAGTGGACAATAACAGATTTGGAAGTTTCAATACTGGGGTAGGACAGGATGTGTTACTGAAAACAGATCAAAATTCTGCACATCTTAAATATTTTAACGCCTGTATATCCTATGACGGTGATTATGATCTGAGTAATAAAACAGTAGAAATCACATTAAAGAATCTTACGGAGGAAGGAGATTATGATACGACTGTTATTACAGATGGAACATGGGATTTTAAATGGACCCTGGGTGCAGTAAAGCCTCCGACAACTCTGGAAGTGAACCGGAAATGTGATTTTGGAGGTTATGAAATCACAGTGAAAAAAATGGAAGTAACGCCCCTTTTATGGTCATTATATCTTGATTATGATGAAGCTATGAAGGTGTATGAAGATGAGAAAAACAGGTTTGAGTACACAGGTACAGATTATGGTATGGATCTTTATGGCAGAGCTAATATTGACCAGGTGCGTTATAAAGATGGAACGGTTTTAACACTTGATCTGACTATGGGAGGCATCGCTGGCGGTGGAGAAAAACAGGATAAGGAAAATGGTGTCCTGATCATCAGAAACAGCTTCCCGCAACTGGTTGATGTAGATAACCTGCAGGCGGTACATTTTGGGAACATTGACCAGTGGCTTGAAGTGCGGGAATAA
- a CDS encoding RNA polymerase sigma factor encodes MTDEEELLQRLRNREKNSIDEAIRIYTPYLSTVLYHMTGNSLPKEDIEEIVADVFVVLWKNTGRIDLQKGTLRSYLAVVARNFALKRINRKMDHTSLEDIELSDGKNFMEENFHNNYVWETVMSLGEPDSEIFVRRYKFDEKIKDISKAMGLNISTVKTRLSRGKRKLRKMLSDAEEKL; translated from the coding sequence ATGACAGATGAAGAAGAACTTTTGCAGCGTCTCAGGAACAGAGAAAAAAATTCAATAGATGAAGCAATCCGAATTTATACGCCGTATTTGAGTACTGTTTTGTATCATATGACCGGCAATTCACTGCCGAAAGAGGATATTGAAGAAATTGTGGCAGATGTGTTTGTTGTACTTTGGAAGAATACCGGGAGGATAGATTTGCAGAAAGGTACATTACGGTCATATCTTGCTGTTGTTGCCCGGAATTTTGCTCTGAAACGGATAAACAGAAAGATGGATCATACATCTCTTGAAGATATTGAACTGTCAGATGGCAAAAATTTCATGGAAGAGAATTTTCACAATAATTATGTATGGGAAACAGTTATGAGCCTTGGCGAACCTGACAGCGAGATTTTTGTAAGACGGTATAAATTTGATGAAAAAATCAAGGATATTTCAAAAGCAATGGGACTTAATATTTCTACAGTTAAGACCAGACTTTCAAGAGGAAAAAGAAAACTCAGAAAAATGTTATCGGATGCGGAGGAAAAATTATGA
- the thiD gene encoding bifunctional hydroxymethylpyrimidine kinase/phosphomethylpyrimidine kinase — protein sequence MKTALTIAGSDSSGGAGIQADIKTMMANGVYAMSAITALTAQNTTGVTAIQNATAEFLGQELDCIFTDIFPDAVKIGMVSESDLIHMIAGKLRWYRAKNIVVDPVMVATSGARLISEEAVDVLKEELFPLADLLTPNIPETEVLTGRKIKSADDMIEAAKQVSEQYHCAVLCKGGHKLNDANDLLYVNGTYQWFEGKRIDNPNNHGTGCTLSSAIASNLAKGFSMVESVNRAKDYISGALAAMLDLGKGSGPMDHGFAIKNSYTEEA from the coding sequence ATGAAAACAGCATTAACCATCGCAGGCAGCGATTCCAGCGGAGGAGCCGGGATCCAGGCCGATATTAAAACCATGATGGCAAACGGAGTATACGCCATGAGTGCCATCACCGCACTGACTGCCCAGAACACCACCGGTGTCACAGCTATCCAGAATGCAACCGCAGAGTTCCTGGGTCAGGAGCTGGACTGTATTTTTACGGATATCTTTCCGGATGCAGTAAAGATCGGAATGGTTTCCGAAAGTGATCTGATCCATATGATCGCAGGAAAACTCCGCTGGTATCGGGCAAAAAACATCGTGGTGGACCCGGTTATGGTTGCCACCAGTGGTGCAAGACTGATCAGCGAGGAGGCAGTGGATGTTCTGAAGGAGGAACTGTTTCCTCTTGCAGATCTTCTCACCCCCAATATCCCGGAAACCGAGGTGCTTACCGGACGGAAGATCAAAAGCGCCGATGATATGATCGAAGCTGCAAAACAGGTTTCCGAGCAATATCACTGTGCAGTTCTCTGCAAGGGCGGACATAAGCTCAATGATGCCAATGATCTTCTCTATGTAAATGGAACATATCAGTGGTTTGAGGGAAAAAGGATCGACAATCCCAACAACCACGGAACAGGATGTACTCTTTCCTCAGCCATCGCTTCCAACCTTGCAAAGGGATTTTCCATGGTGGAATCTGTAAACCGTGCCAAGGACTATATTTCCGGAGCCCTTGCTGCCATGCTGGATCTGGGAAAAGGAAGCGGCCCTATGGATCATGGCTTTGCGATAAAGAACAGTTATACAGAGGAGGCATAA
- the add gene encoding adenosine deaminase, whose protein sequence is MKTENIINHYIDLHAHLDGCITPEIARRLAALQQITLPAATDEELLSLLSVPDTCENLNDFLKCFDLPLSLLQTEEALEEAVYLILSEMKEDGVIYAELRFAPQFHTQKEMTQETAIHAALRGLKRAPIPGNLILCCMRGDLNQKENLETLELAKKYLVEDGGVVAIDLAGAEALFPTENYEALFAKAREYQVPFTIHAGEAGNAEDVKTAVHMGAVRIGHGVRIAGNKEVIQLVKDKGIFLEMCPTSNRQTKAVEEMSDYPLKAFLEMGLKVTLNTDDPAIERTTLSREFRYMESLLNLTQEQKRLLLLNSVEAAFTSRNRKWKLKEQLLF, encoded by the coding sequence ATGAAAACAGAAAATATCATTAATCACTACATCGATCTCCACGCACATCTGGACGGTTGCATTACCCCAGAGATAGCCAGAAGACTTGCCGCATTGCAGCAGATCACACTTCCGGCTGCAACAGATGAAGAGCTTCTTTCTCTCCTTTCTGTACCGGATACCTGCGAAAATCTCAATGATTTTCTGAAATGCTTTGACCTGCCTCTTTCCCTTCTTCAGACAGAAGAGGCATTGGAAGAAGCTGTTTATCTTATCCTTTCTGAAATGAAAGAAGACGGTGTGATCTACGCAGAACTTCGTTTTGCCCCACAGTTCCATACACAGAAGGAAATGACTCAGGAAACAGCGATCCATGCTGCATTACGTGGTCTGAAAAGAGCTCCCATCCCCGGTAATCTGATCTTATGCTGTATGCGCGGTGATCTTAACCAGAAAGAAAATCTGGAAACTCTGGAGCTGGCAAAAAAATATCTTGTTGAAGATGGCGGCGTGGTTGCTATCGATCTTGCAGGAGCCGAGGCACTCTTTCCAACAGAAAATTACGAGGCACTTTTTGCAAAAGCAAGAGAATATCAGGTTCCATTTACCATCCATGCAGGCGAGGCCGGAAATGCAGAGGATGTAAAAACAGCTGTCCATATGGGTGCGGTCAGGATCGGCCATGGTGTGAGGATTGCAGGAAATAAGGAAGTGATACAGCTTGTAAAGGATAAGGGGATTTTTCTGGAAATGTGTCCTACAAGCAACCGCCAGACAAAAGCTGTGGAAGAAATGTCTGATTATCCGCTGAAAGCATTTCTCGAAATGGGACTTAAGGTAACCTTAAATACCGATGATCCGGCGATTGAAAGAACAACCCTCTCCCGGGAATTCCGATATATGGAATCTCTGTTAAATCTTACCCAGGAGCAGAAAAGGCTGCTACTTCTGAATTCTGTGGAGGCAGCCTTTACTTCCAGGAACAGAAAATGGAAACTGAAAGAACAGCTTCTTTTCTGA
- a CDS encoding RNA polymerase sigma factor: protein MTKDVFIKEVRDAEAMLYHISKSILKNDSDCGDAVQETILKAYEKLPTLKKEKYFRTWITRILINECKGILRKRKNVIPYEEYMDNMKTTEKNRYSHLYMAIMELPEDLRVLVTLYYLEGFSLKEISEALDIPEGTIKSRLSRAREFLKEQLSEEEKRPATGKNSKQLKRITGKGKMSC from the coding sequence ATGACAAAAGATGTATTTATTAAGGAGGTTCGGGATGCAGAAGCCATGCTGTATCATATATCAAAGTCCATTCTGAAGAATGACTCTGATTGTGGGGATGCTGTGCAGGAAACAATTCTTAAGGCATATGAAAAACTTCCCACTTTAAAGAAAGAAAAATATTTCCGAACATGGATCACAAGGATATTGATCAATGAATGCAAAGGGATTCTTCGGAAAAGAAAAAATGTTATTCCATATGAAGAATATATGGACAATATGAAAACGACTGAGAAGAACAGATACAGTCATTTGTATATGGCGATTATGGAACTTCCGGAGGATCTGAGGGTTTTGGTCACATTGTATTATTTAGAAGGATTTTCATTGAAAGAGATCAGTGAGGCTCTGGATATTCCGGAAGGAACGATCAAAAGCAGACTTTCACGTGCAAGAGAGTTTTTGAAAGAGCAGTTATCCGAAGAAGAGAAAAGACCGGCAACTGGGAAAAACAGCAAGCAATTAAAAAGAATAACAGGAAAGGGGAAAATGTCATGTTAG
- a CDS encoding TspO/MBR family protein produces the protein MKKDTRKLITCIAVPLATGAVSGFFTRNGMKVFATLNKPPLSPPGWLFPVVWTILFIMMGIASFLIASRPKSRARNKALTLYGIQLAVNFLWPFFFFGAGWYGFAFLWLIFLWGLVYCCICTFGEFSRNAAYLMVPYLAWLTFAGYLNLFIALWN, from the coding sequence TTGAAAAAAGATACCAGAAAACTGATCACCTGCATTGCAGTGCCTCTGGCGACCGGAGCTGTTTCCGGTTTTTTTACCAGAAACGGAATGAAAGTATTTGCAACATTAAATAAGCCTCCCTTATCGCCGCCAGGATGGCTGTTCCCGGTTGTATGGACGATTCTTTTTATCATGATGGGGATTGCTTCGTTCTTGATCGCATCCAGGCCCAAAAGCAGAGCCAGAAATAAGGCTCTTACTTTATATGGGATCCAGCTTGCTGTGAATTTCCTATGGCCGTTTTTCTTCTTTGGGGCAGGATGGTATGGCTTTGCATTTCTCTGGCTTATTTTTCTGTGGGGACTTGTATATTGCTGTATCTGCACATTCGGGGAGTTTTCCCGGAATGCTGCATATCTGATGGTCCCGTATCTGGCATGGCTGACTTTTGCCGGTTACCTGAATCTGTTTATCGCACTTTGGAACTGA
- a CDS encoding amidophosphoribosyltransferase has translation MSGFFGVASKDDCVLELFYGVDYHSHLGTRRGGMAVYGESGFDRAIHNIENTPFRTKFDGDVGSMKGNMGIGCISDYEPQPLLFSSRIGSFALTFVGKINNYDELLQQLYNTTKVHFQEMTNGTVNVTELIAALICEKDNFVEGIQYVQGLIDGSMTLLLMTKDGIYAARDKMGRTPVEIGHKEGSYCISFESHAYINLGYEDYKELGPGEIVFVTADEVKTLVEPGKKMKICSFLWVYYGYPTASYEGVNVEEMRYRCGSMLAKRDGDSVHPDIVAGVPDSGIAHAIGYANESGIPYARPFIKYTPTWPRSFMPTNQNQRNLIAKMKLIPVRALIKDKKLLLIDDSIVRGTQLRETTEFLYRSGAKEVHVRPACPPIMYGCKYLNFSRSKSEMELITRQVIEKREGPNCPQEILDEYADPHTEKYEQMVQDICKMQNFTTLRYHRLDDLLESIGIDPCNVCTYCFNGKE, from the coding sequence ATGAGTGGATTTTTTGGAGTAGCATCGAAGGATGACTGTGTACTGGAGCTTTTTTACGGAGTGGATTACCATTCTCATCTGGGAACACGACGCGGAGGTATGGCGGTTTACGGAGAAAGTGGATTTGACCGTGCCATCCACAACATTGAGAACACGCCTTTCCGTACAAAATTTGACGGAGATGTGGGTTCCATGAAGGGAAATATGGGAATCGGATGTATTTCTGATTATGAGCCTCAGCCCCTTCTGTTCAGTTCCAGGATCGGCAGCTTTGCCCTCACTTTTGTGGGAAAGATCAATAATTATGATGAACTTCTGCAGCAGCTGTACAATACGACCAAGGTACATTTTCAGGAGATGACCAACGGAACAGTCAATGTGACCGAACTGATCGCTGCACTGATTTGTGAAAAAGACAATTTTGTGGAAGGTATCCAGTACGTACAGGGCCTGATCGATGGCTCCATGACTCTGCTTCTTATGACAAAAGACGGAATTTATGCAGCCCGTGACAAGATGGGACGAACTCCTGTGGAAATTGGCCACAAAGAAGGGTCATACTGTATTTCTTTTGAAAGTCATGCCTATATCAACCTTGGATACGAAGATTATAAAGAGCTAGGCCCTGGAGAGATCGTATTCGTAACAGCAGACGAAGTTAAAACTCTGGTTGAGCCTGGAAAGAAAATGAAGATCTGTTCTTTCCTCTGGGTTTACTACGGATATCCGACAGCCTCTTATGAAGGTGTAAATGTAGAGGAGATGCGCTACCGCTGCGGAAGCATGCTTGCAAAGAGAGACGGCGATTCCGTGCATCCGGACATTGTAGCCGGTGTTCCGGATTCCGGCATTGCCCATGCCATCGGATACGCCAATGAATCCGGCATTCCTTACGCAAGACCTTTCATCAAATATACACCAACCTGGCCCAGATCTTTTATGCCGACCAATCAGAACCAACGTAACCTCATTGCAAAAATGAAGCTGATCCCGGTACGTGCGCTGATCAAGGATAAAAAACTTCTTCTCATAGACGACTCCATCGTACGTGGTACCCAGCTCCGCGAAACAACTGAATTTCTGTACCGCAGCGGTGCCAAGGAGGTTCATGTTCGTCCTGCCTGCCCGCCGATCATGTACGGCTGCAAATACTTAAACTTCTCACGTTCCAAATCTGAGATGGAGCTGATCACACGTCAGGTGATTGAAAAAAGAGAAGGCCCCAACTGTCCGCAGGAAATTCTGGATGAATATGCAGATCCACATACAGAGAAATACGAGCAGATGGTACAGGATATCTGCAAGATGCAGAATTTTACCACTCTCCGTTATCACAGACTGGATGATCTTCTGGAATCCATTGGAATCGATCCTTGTAATGTATGCACATATTGTTTTAACGGTAAAGAATAA